In Nocardia sputorum, a single genomic region encodes these proteins:
- a CDS encoding DoxX family protein, whose amino-acid sequence MAPLVVLVAVTALARLAGRLIGHGWLDSWAHATALGLAAMLVLTSSAHFLQPRRDALIAMVPPRLPNAAALVTLTGVLELAGAAGVLIPATADLAAACLIALLVALFPANVRAARAELGIKTMPLPLRALVQLLFIAACVIVIVG is encoded by the coding sequence ATGGCACCGCTGGTTGTCCTCGTCGCCGTCACCGCACTCGCCCGCCTCGCCGGCCGGCTGATCGGTCACGGCTGGCTCGATTCGTGGGCGCACGCGACCGCACTCGGGCTGGCCGCGATGCTCGTGCTCACGTCGAGCGCGCACTTCCTCCAGCCGCGCCGCGACGCCCTGATCGCCATGGTGCCGCCGCGGCTGCCGAACGCGGCGGCGCTGGTGACGCTGACCGGCGTCCTGGAGTTGGCGGGTGCGGCGGGCGTACTCATCCCGGCCACCGCGGACCTGGCCGCGGCCTGCCTGATCGCGCTGCTGGTGGCGCTGTTCCCGGCGAACGTCCGCGCCGCCCGCGCCGAACTGGGCATCAAGACCATGCCGTTGCCGCTGCGGGCGCTGGTGCAACTGCTCTTCATCGCGGCATGCGTGATCGTCATCGTCGGCTGA
- a CDS encoding SDR family oxidoreductase, translating to MGRVEDWAGKHVVVTGGSEGIGAAVAEAFARRGAQVSIIARRELPLRDTAKRLGADCAAADVTRPDQLASAITELEQRNGPCEVLACCAGLALPGRFLDVDADEFEVQMSANYLGTVYAVRQVLPGMVRRGGGKILLVSSTSAFLGITGYTAYGPTKASIRQLALCLRYEVEPKGVDVTVIYPADTDTPGLAMENQRKPVETKAITGSIEPMSAQRVAEAAVRGLARGRHHIALDPLTRFFLAWANLPEDLARPFMRRTIAKALRGN from the coding sequence ATGGGACGGGTCGAGGACTGGGCCGGCAAGCACGTCGTCGTCACCGGCGGATCGGAAGGGATCGGCGCCGCGGTGGCGGAGGCTTTCGCGCGGCGCGGCGCGCAGGTCTCGATCATCGCGCGCCGTGAGCTACCGTTGCGCGACACCGCGAAACGACTGGGCGCGGACTGCGCCGCCGCGGACGTGACGCGGCCGGACCAACTCGCCTCGGCCATCACGGAATTGGAGCAGCGCAACGGGCCGTGCGAGGTCCTCGCCTGTTGTGCGGGGCTCGCGCTGCCCGGGCGGTTCCTCGACGTGGACGCCGATGAGTTCGAGGTGCAGATGTCGGCGAACTATCTCGGCACGGTGTACGCCGTGCGGCAGGTTCTGCCCGGCATGGTGCGGCGGGGCGGCGGGAAGATCCTGCTGGTCAGTTCGACGTCGGCATTCCTCGGAATCACCGGTTACACCGCCTACGGGCCGACCAAGGCGAGCATCCGGCAGCTGGCGTTGTGCCTGCGCTATGAAGTCGAGCCGAAGGGCGTGGACGTCACGGTGATCTATCCGGCCGACACCGACACACCGGGGCTGGCCATGGAGAACCAGCGAAAACCGGTGGAGACCAAGGCCATCACCGGGTCGATCGAGCCGATGTCGGCTCAGCGGGTCGCCGAAGCCGCCGTACGGGGCTTGGCACGCGGACGCCACCATATCGCGCTCGACCCGCTGACGCGGTTCTTCCTGGCCTGGGCGAACCTGCCCGAGGATCTGGCGCGGCCGTTCATGCGGCGCACCATCGCGAAGGCGCTGCGCGGCAACTGA
- a CDS encoding DUF1702 family protein, with protein MPSPLGPLRAALFVPSPASVRSVLSKFEQPDQHTALELEQVTMHLVGGIDSAVRSSDNDELIATLLQVPPKYRGFAYEGAAVGLTAIDSLSPGRRAADLIDGPASEYALTMYVGVGLAMAKIPKLRWKKLFPQHPLFRWLAIDGYGFYKAFFQMQRYVRDKHVETRYPGWLGDRDNLKRIADQGMGRALWFIGGGSPAGVVRLIGEFEPRRHADLWSGVGIAVTFAGGVETAAMEELWDVAGEFRPQLSLGSAMVARIRQQTNSVNEHSEAAAQVFCGAGVAKTDALIESSLDGLPDDGSSGTYLLWRDRIAEIVTASRA; from the coding sequence ATGCCCTCGCCGTTGGGTCCGCTGCGCGCGGCCCTTTTCGTTCCCAGTCCGGCCAGTGTTCGCTCGGTGCTGAGCAAGTTCGAGCAGCCCGATCAGCACACCGCGCTCGAACTCGAACAGGTGACCATGCATCTGGTCGGCGGCATCGACTCCGCGGTCCGCAGCTCGGACAACGACGAGCTGATCGCCACGCTGCTGCAGGTCCCGCCGAAGTACCGTGGGTTCGCCTACGAGGGCGCGGCCGTCGGCCTCACCGCGATCGACTCCCTCTCCCCCGGCCGGCGCGCCGCCGACCTGATCGATGGACCGGCCAGCGAGTACGCGCTGACCATGTACGTCGGGGTCGGCCTCGCCATGGCGAAGATCCCGAAGCTTCGGTGGAAGAAGCTGTTCCCGCAGCACCCGCTGTTCCGCTGGCTGGCCATCGACGGCTACGGCTTCTACAAGGCGTTCTTCCAGATGCAGCGCTACGTGCGCGACAAGCACGTCGAGACGCGCTATCCCGGCTGGCTCGGCGACCGCGACAACCTGAAGCGCATCGCCGACCAGGGCATGGGCCGCGCGCTGTGGTTCATCGGCGGCGGGAGCCCGGCCGGGGTCGTGCGGCTGATCGGCGAGTTCGAGCCGCGGCGGCACGCGGATCTGTGGAGCGGCGTCGGCATCGCCGTCACCTTCGCGGGCGGCGTGGAAACGGCGGCGATGGAGGAACTCTGGGACGTGGCGGGCGAGTTCCGGCCGCAGCTGTCGCTGGGGTCGGCCATGGTCGCCCGCATCCGGCAGCAGACCAACAGCGTCAACGAGCACAGCGAGGCCGCGGCGCAGGTCTTCTGCGGCGCCGGCGTGGCGAAGACCGACGCGCTGATCGAGAGCTCGCTCGACGGCCTGCCCGACGACGGCAGCTCCGGCACGTATCTGTTGTGGCGGGACCGGATCGCCGAGATCGTCACCGCGAGCCGAGCCTGA
- a CDS encoding flavin reductase family protein, with product MTDRAELRRVLGAFTTGVTVVTTGSPRPHGMTANAFTSVSLDPPLILVCVAHTARLHRAIHEAGAFAVSVLSADQEPVARYFADSARPDGDAQFDQVEWFPGPHTAAPMLAHAAAGLECKLDNVFDSGDHSIVVGEVLHAERDARLAATGALTFFDGGFRRFIL from the coding sequence ATGACCGACCGCGCCGAGCTGCGCCGCGTGCTCGGCGCGTTCACCACCGGTGTCACCGTGGTCACCACCGGGTCGCCACGGCCACACGGCATGACCGCCAACGCGTTCACGTCCGTCTCGCTGGATCCCCCGCTGATCCTGGTGTGCGTCGCCCACACGGCGCGCCTGCACCGGGCGATCCACGAGGCGGGCGCGTTCGCCGTTTCCGTGCTGTCGGCCGACCAGGAGCCGGTGGCCCGGTACTTCGCCGACTCCGCGCGCCCCGACGGCGACGCGCAATTCGACCAGGTCGAGTGGTTTCCCGGACCGCACACCGCGGCGCCGATGCTGGCGCACGCGGCCGCGGGTCTGGAATGCAAGCTCGACAACGTCTTCGACAGCGGCGACCACAGCATCGTCGTCGGCGAAGTACTGCACGCCGAACGCGACGCCCGACTCGCCGCCACGGGAGCGCTGACGTTCTTCGACGGCGGTTTTCGCCGCTTCATCCTGTGA
- a CDS encoding enediyne biosynthesis protein, whose product MSDNDKKDPGEATAASNGHHETSAADGNGSAAHGAPGGDDTATEGGAAATAGNGNGNGNGNGNGNGTSVSAAERISAVQRSGTEFAKEWVEKPAATKDPRYLALRNFAISITIFNLIGFPLLGFEQPFLWPFIALATAYTTEIGLEVLAAWAYKRPPAFRGRGPRGLFEFLLPAHITGLAFNFLTFAHDKLWPVIFGIVVAVGTKWVLRAKINGKMRHFMNPSNFGVVVCFLVFPMIAVAPPYHFTEYITGPADALIVLGLLTTGTMLNAKLTLKMPLIMAWVGAFALQAIVRGLIEPNVSILAGLSMMTGLAFVLFTNYMVTDPGTTPSGKKQQIMFGASVGIMYGVVTALHISYGLFIALVIVCGARGVYWWVRGIAEWWRQRGAAPEAAEQPVVADDLEADIAREPEPVKEAARS is encoded by the coding sequence ATGAGCGACAACGACAAGAAGGATCCGGGCGAGGCGACAGCCGCCTCGAACGGCCACCACGAGACCTCGGCGGCCGACGGCAACGGCAGCGCCGCCCACGGCGCTCCCGGGGGCGACGACACGGCCACGGAGGGCGGAGCCGCCGCCACGGCCGGCAACGGCAACGGCAACGGCAACGGCAACGGCAACGGCAACGGGACGAGCGTCTCCGCGGCGGAACGCATCTCGGCGGTCCAGCGCTCGGGCACCGAGTTCGCCAAGGAATGGGTGGAAAAGCCCGCCGCCACGAAGGATCCGCGCTACCTGGCGCTGCGCAACTTCGCCATCTCGATCACCATCTTCAACCTGATCGGGTTCCCGCTGCTCGGCTTCGAGCAGCCGTTCCTCTGGCCGTTCATCGCGCTGGCCACCGCCTATACCACCGAGATCGGGCTGGAAGTCCTGGCGGCCTGGGCGTACAAGCGGCCCCCCGCCTTCCGGGGCCGGGGGCCGCGCGGGTTGTTCGAGTTCCTGCTGCCCGCGCACATCACGGGTCTGGCGTTCAACTTCCTGACCTTCGCGCACGACAAGCTGTGGCCGGTGATCTTCGGCATCGTGGTCGCCGTCGGCACGAAGTGGGTGCTGCGCGCCAAGATCAACGGCAAGATGCGCCACTTCATGAACCCGTCGAACTTCGGCGTCGTGGTGTGCTTCCTGGTGTTCCCGATGATCGCGGTGGCCCCGCCGTACCACTTCACCGAATACATCACGGGCCCGGCGGACGCGCTCATCGTCCTGGGCCTGCTGACGACCGGCACCATGCTCAACGCCAAGCTGACGCTGAAGATGCCGCTGATCATGGCGTGGGTGGGCGCGTTCGCGCTGCAGGCCATCGTGCGCGGGCTCATCGAGCCGAACGTCTCGATCCTGGCCGGCCTGAGCATGATGACCGGCCTGGCGTTCGTGCTGTTCACCAACTACATGGTCACCGACCCGGGCACCACCCCGTCGGGCAAGAAGCAGCAGATCATGTTCGGCGCCTCGGTGGGCATCATGTACGGCGTCGTCACCGCGCTGCACATCTCCTACGGGTTGTTCATCGCACTGGTCATCGTCTGCGGCGCTCGCGGCGTCTACTGGTGGGTCCGCGGGATCGCCGAATGGTGGCGGCAACGCGGCGCGGCGCCGGAGGCGGCGGAGCAGCCCGTGGTGGCCGACGACCTGGAGGCCGACATAGCGCGCGAACCCGAGCCGGTGAAGGAGGCGGCCCGCTCATGA
- a CDS encoding CRTAC1 family protein: MKIPINRSLLRKAVVPGVALLLMGSLFIPARSALLPTYDEAGGPIASKFDFTAMPIALPKGLPTDRKIRELREPYKHLSAWISSVGAAIAMNDFDGNRLADDLCVVDPRSDTAFITPTPDSNTGRYEPFVLDPKPLPADSSTVPSGCIPGDFNGDGRLDALVSYYGRTPILYLQRANATRLDAKAFRPIDLVPSPNTADGHYEGERWITAAVSVSDFDGDGKPDIYLGQYFNDMDVLSKEGQLALWMTDSLSNARNGGKDRIFTLASAKAGDEPTADYREVANPFPIGMDTGWALAAAASDLNGDQLPELYVANDFGRDRLFVNKSTPGQIRFGFAEGERGITEPKSYVLGHDSDKGMAADFGDLNGDGMPDLFVSNIAVRFALMEGHFAFYNTAKDTADAARQLAEGVAPFKNRATDVGLAWETWGWDAKIDDFDNDGRNEVVQATGMIKGETNRWPQIQELGTMNDDLTKYPWSWPIIAEDADLAGSNPVGFFSRGDDGKFANLTHALGMDTPVPSRGIAVGDTSGNGALSFAVARQWGDPTFYHNNKAKGGQFLGLKLFRQAWEGTATTNTIAGLPTQGVPAVDAQVEVRTADGRLLTSHLDGGSGHTGKRATEVHIGLGDVDPAAPLHVTLRWRETNGTPHEQSLQLAPGWHTVNLASDAQEVKQR, translated from the coding sequence GTGAAAATTCCCATCAACCGATCCCTCCTCCGAAAAGCGGTGGTGCCCGGGGTGGCCCTGCTGCTGATGGGCTCGCTGTTCATCCCCGCGCGGTCGGCGCTGCTGCCCACCTACGACGAAGCGGGCGGGCCGATCGCGAGCAAGTTCGACTTCACCGCGATGCCGATCGCGCTGCCCAAGGGCTTGCCGACCGATCGTAAGATCCGCGAGCTGCGCGAGCCGTACAAGCACCTGTCGGCCTGGATCTCGTCGGTCGGCGCGGCCATCGCGATGAACGACTTCGACGGCAACCGGCTGGCCGACGACCTGTGCGTGGTCGACCCCCGCTCCGACACGGCGTTCATCACGCCGACGCCGGACAGCAACACCGGCCGGTACGAGCCGTTCGTGCTCGACCCGAAACCGCTACCCGCCGACTCCTCCACCGTGCCGTCGGGCTGCATCCCCGGCGACTTCAACGGTGACGGCCGGCTGGACGCCCTGGTGTCGTACTACGGCCGGACGCCGATCCTGTACCTGCAGCGCGCCAACGCGACCCGGCTGGACGCCAAGGCGTTCCGCCCGATCGACCTGGTCCCCTCCCCGAACACCGCGGACGGGCACTACGAAGGCGAACGCTGGATCACCGCGGCGGTCTCGGTGTCCGACTTCGACGGCGACGGCAAGCCGGACATCTACCTGGGTCAGTACTTCAACGACATGGACGTGCTCTCCAAGGAGGGCCAGCTCGCGCTGTGGATGACCGACTCGCTGTCCAACGCGCGCAACGGCGGCAAGGACCGGATCTTCACCCTGGCCTCCGCCAAGGCGGGCGACGAGCCGACCGCCGACTACCGCGAGGTGGCCAACCCGTTCCCGATCGGCATGGACACCGGGTGGGCGCTGGCCGCCGCCGCGTCCGACCTGAACGGCGACCAGCTGCCGGAGCTGTACGTGGCCAACGACTTCGGGCGCGACCGCCTGTTCGTCAACAAGTCCACGCCGGGACAGATCCGCTTCGGCTTCGCCGAGGGCGAGCGCGGCATCACCGAGCCGAAGTCGTATGTGCTCGGCCATGATTCGGACAAGGGCATGGCGGCCGACTTCGGCGACCTGAACGGCGACGGCATGCCGGACCTGTTCGTCAGCAACATCGCGGTGCGCTTCGCGCTGATGGAAGGCCACTTCGCGTTCTACAACACCGCCAAGGACACCGCCGACGCGGCACGGCAACTGGCCGAGGGCGTCGCGCCGTTCAAGAACCGCGCGACCGACGTCGGACTGGCCTGGGAGACCTGGGGCTGGGACGCCAAGATCGACGACTTCGACAACGACGGTCGCAACGAGGTGGTCCAGGCCACCGGCATGATCAAGGGTGAGACCAACCGGTGGCCGCAGATCCAGGAACTCGGCACCATGAACGACGACCTGACCAAGTACCCGTGGTCCTGGCCGATCATCGCCGAGGACGCCGACCTGGCGGGCAGCAATCCGGTCGGCTTCTTCAGCCGCGGTGACGACGGCAAGTTCGCCAACCTCACCCACGCCCTCGGCATGGACACCCCGGTGCCCTCACGCGGCATCGCGGTCGGCGACACGTCCGGCAACGGGGCGCTGAGCTTCGCCGTCGCCCGCCAATGGGGCGACCCGACCTTCTACCACAACAACAAGGCGAAGGGCGGCCAGTTCCTCGGCCTGAAGCTGTTCCGGCAGGCATGGGAGGGCACCGCGACCACGAACACCATCGCCGGTCTTCCCACGCAAGGCGTTCCGGCCGTGGACGCCCAGGTCGAGGTCCGCACGGCGGACGGCCGGTTGCTCACCAGCCACCTCGACGGCGGCAGCGGGCACACCGGCAAGCGCGCCACCGAGGTGCACATCGGTCTCGGCGACGTCGACCCGGCCGCCCCGTTGCACGTCACGCTTCGCTGGCGGGAGACCAACGGCACCCCGCACGAACAATCCCTCCAGCTCGCGCCGGGCTGGCACACCGTGAACCTCGCCTCGGACGCGCAGGAGGTCAAGCAGCGATGA
- a CDS encoding aminotransferase class I/II-fold pyridoxal phosphate-dependent enzyme, which translates to MTGNNRELARALLARHASGENSAPANGNGARAANGSAAPAAATGNGGSATRGVAHTSFRDHPGVLEAAQRFGRFDAWVNEVGLVNPYYLPHEGISGAVTRMADRDVVNFSSFGYLDLAADSRVRQAAKDAIDQYGTSAAAVRIVAGELPIYRELEAEIAGIYDTEAALVTASGYLTNAAAVGFLLGKRDLAVCDALIHHSVVSGTEWSRCKRVSFRHNDPESLETILKMSRRSFDRAMVIIEGLYSMDGDVVRLPEIIEVARRYDCSIMIDEAHSFGTLGATGHGVRELFDLPGDAVDVWMGTLSKALGSVGGYLAGNRELVDGFKYVAGGLSMYTAAPAPSAIGAALAGLEVLRDEPERVTRLRHNSEYFHRRAKEYGFDIGTSEDSPIIPVMTGADEPAVLAALAMLQRGFSVNAITHPVVPAGEARLRFFINCRHTEQHMDQALATLREVLDGLADTAGQQFTLAHEEQHS; encoded by the coding sequence ATGACCGGCAACAACAGGGAACTGGCCCGCGCACTGCTGGCCAGGCACGCGAGCGGCGAGAACAGCGCCCCGGCGAACGGCAACGGCGCGCGAGCCGCGAACGGCTCCGCCGCCCCGGCCGCGGCAACCGGCAACGGCGGCAGCGCGACACGCGGGGTCGCGCACACGTCGTTCCGTGACCACCCCGGCGTGCTCGAGGCCGCGCAGCGGTTCGGGCGGTTCGACGCCTGGGTCAACGAGGTCGGTCTGGTCAATCCGTACTACCTGCCGCACGAGGGCATCAGCGGCGCGGTGACCAGGATGGCCGACCGGGACGTGGTGAATTTCAGCAGCTTCGGCTACCTGGATCTGGCCGCCGACTCGCGGGTGCGGCAGGCCGCCAAGGACGCTATCGATCAGTACGGCACCTCCGCCGCCGCGGTCCGGATCGTGGCGGGCGAGCTGCCGATCTATCGCGAATTGGAAGCCGAGATCGCCGGCATCTACGACACCGAGGCCGCGCTGGTGACCGCGAGCGGCTACCTCACCAACGCCGCCGCGGTCGGATTCCTGCTCGGCAAGCGCGATCTCGCGGTCTGCGACGCGCTCATCCACCACAGCGTGGTCTCCGGCACGGAGTGGTCGCGCTGCAAGCGGGTCTCCTTCCGGCACAACGATCCCGAGTCGCTCGAGACGATCCTCAAGATGTCGCGGCGCAGCTTCGACCGGGCCATGGTGATCATCGAGGGCCTCTACAGCATGGACGGCGACGTGGTCCGGCTGCCCGAGATCATCGAGGTGGCCCGGCGCTACGACTGCTCGATCATGATCGACGAAGCGCATTCCTTCGGCACGCTGGGCGCCACCGGGCACGGCGTGCGCGAGCTGTTCGACCTGCCCGGCGACGCCGTGGACGTCTGGATGGGCACGCTGTCCAAGGCGCTCGGCAGCGTCGGCGGCTATCTCGCGGGCAACCGGGAACTGGTCGACGGATTCAAGTACGTCGCAGGCGGGTTGAGCATGTACACCGCCGCGCCGGCCCCGTCGGCCATCGGCGCCGCGCTGGCCGGGCTCGAGGTCCTGCGCGACGAGCCGGAACGCGTGACCCGGCTGCGGCACAACAGCGAGTACTTCCACCGCCGCGCCAAGGAATACGGCTTCGACATCGGCACCTCGGAGGATTCGCCGATCATCCCGGTCATGACCGGCGCCGACGAACCGGCGGTGCTGGCGGCGCTGGCCATGCTGCAGCGCGGATTCAGCGTGAACGCCATCACCCATCCGGTCGTCCCGGCCGGGGAGGCCAGGCTGCGGTTCTTCATCAACTGCAGGCACACCGAGCAGCACATGGACCAGGCGCTGGCCACGCTGCGCGAGGTGCTCGACGGACTCGCGGACACCGCGGGACAGCAATTCACACTCGCCCATGAGGAGCAGCACTCGTGA